The proteins below are encoded in one region of Thioalkalivibrio sp. K90mix:
- a CDS encoding ferredoxin, with the protein MGYYERHIFFCTNCREDGNCCEDHGATEMRAYAKDRAKAMGIHGKGQVRVNTAGCLDRCNEGPVAVVYPEGVWYTYHDERDIDEILEEHLKNGRVVERLQI; encoded by the coding sequence ATGGGCTACTACGAGCGCCACATCTTCTTTTGTACCAATTGTCGCGAAGACGGTAACTGCTGTGAGGACCACGGGGCGACGGAGATGCGCGCCTATGCGAAGGATCGCGCCAAGGCCATGGGGATCCACGGCAAGGGGCAGGTGCGGGTCAATACCGCCGGCTGCCTGGACCGTTGCAACGAGGGCCCGGTCGCGGTCGTCTATCCCGAGGGTGTCTGGTACACCTACCACGACGAGCGCGATATCGACGAAATCCTCGAGGAGCACCTGAAGAACGGACGGGTCGTCGAGCGTCTGCAGATCTGA
- a CDS encoding YdiY family protein: protein MLRSSRPLRSSLALFMLVSIPALPAVAWDAEGWETSIELGASKTTGNTESTTANARFRSQHTSEEWRNRLRLDGHYHEEDDNTTGERYVGGYQLDRKLGEHDYLFGAARYERDRFSSYVYQGSLTTGYGRRLVDFERVKLDAEIGGGMRQYRERAEGDRDREPVARLAGNFRWDFSENARLTDELLILHGSDNTEIENILSLTADMTSRLALRTSFTVKHNTDVEPGTENTDTITDVSLVYRFH from the coding sequence ATGCTGCGCTCGTCTCGCCCTCTTCGTTCCTCGCTTGCACTGTTCATGCTGGTGAGCATACCAGCCCTGCCCGCTGTCGCCTGGGATGCCGAGGGCTGGGAAACCAGCATCGAGCTGGGGGCCTCCAAAACCACCGGAAATACGGAGTCCACCACGGCCAACGCCCGCTTCCGCTCTCAGCACACGAGCGAGGAATGGCGTAACCGCCTGCGGCTGGACGGGCACTACCACGAGGAAGACGACAACACGACGGGCGAGCGTTATGTCGGCGGCTACCAGCTGGATCGCAAGCTGGGCGAGCATGACTATCTGTTCGGGGCGGCGCGCTACGAGCGTGACCGGTTTAGCAGTTATGTATATCAAGGCTCACTGACCACCGGTTATGGCCGCCGCCTGGTGGATTTCGAGAGGGTTAAGCTGGATGCCGAAATCGGTGGTGGTATGCGCCAGTACCGCGAGCGCGCCGAGGGCGACCGAGACCGCGAACCGGTGGCCCGCCTGGCCGGTAACTTCCGCTGGGACTTTTCCGAAAATGCGCGCCTGACCGACGAACTGCTGATCCTCCACGGCTCGGACAACACCGAGATCGAAAACATCCTCTCGCTCACCGCGGACATGACCAGCCGGCTCGCATTGCGCACCAGCTTCACGGTCAAGCACAACACCGATGTCGAACCGGGCACCGAGAACACCGACACGATTACCGACGTCAGCCTGGTCTACCGTTTCCACTGA
- a CDS encoding M14 family metallopeptidase, protein MTTTLPELYELPEGFLDASPQTLHECVPEPTLIHLEGQRAPALAVVLLLHGNEPVGLQAVQRLLRRYTGRTLPRALTLMVGNPRAAAVSQRHLDEQPDFNRIWPGTEQSGSPEAECFAETCRRLEQRGLFAAIDLHNNTGRNPHYACINHLEPAFMNLAALFGRTVVYFTRPRGVASMALARIAPSVTLECGPPNDEAGIQHAFEMLDAVLHLDHFPEHPPRSGDIDIFHTVAQVRVRPGLQAGLDAQHDVRLEPDLDRLNFQLLPAHSTLVHIRPEVDSPLVAIAEDGREVTEEYLETRGDEIRLKRAAMPSMLTLDSRVIAQDCLCYLMEPLALP, encoded by the coding sequence ATGACCACCACACTGCCCGAACTGTACGAACTGCCCGAGGGCTTCCTCGACGCGAGCCCGCAGACCTTGCACGAATGCGTTCCCGAGCCCACCCTCATTCATCTGGAGGGGCAGCGCGCGCCTGCGCTGGCCGTCGTGTTGCTACTGCACGGCAACGAGCCGGTGGGTCTGCAGGCCGTGCAACGCCTGCTGCGTCGCTACACGGGAAGGACTCTGCCACGAGCGCTCACCCTGATGGTCGGCAACCCGCGCGCCGCCGCCGTGAGCCAGCGCCATCTCGACGAACAACCGGACTTCAACCGCATCTGGCCCGGCACCGAACAGTCGGGATCGCCGGAGGCCGAGTGCTTCGCCGAGACCTGTCGACGCCTGGAACAGCGCGGCCTGTTCGCCGCGATCGACCTGCACAACAACACCGGGCGCAACCCGCACTACGCCTGCATCAACCACCTGGAGCCGGCATTCATGAACCTCGCGGCACTGTTCGGCCGCACAGTGGTGTACTTCACACGCCCGCGCGGCGTGGCCTCGATGGCCCTCGCGCGCATCGCCCCTTCGGTCACGCTGGAGTGCGGCCCGCCGAATGACGAGGCGGGTATCCAGCATGCCTTCGAGATGCTGGACGCGGTACTGCACCTGGATCACTTTCCGGAACACCCGCCGCGCAGCGGCGACATCGACATCTTCCACACCGTGGCGCAGGTACGCGTGCGGCCGGGGCTGCAGGCGGGGCTGGATGCACAGCACGACGTCCGGCTCGAACCCGATCTGGACCGCCTGAACTTCCAGCTGCTGCCGGCGCACTCGACACTGGTCCACATCCGCCCGGAGGTGGACAGCCCTCTGGTCGCCATCGCCGAGGACGGACGCGAGGTCACCGAGGAGTATCTGGAGACGCGTGGCGACGAGATCCGGCTCAAGCGCGCAGCAATGCCGTCGATGCTGACCCTGGACTCAAGGGTGATCGCTCAGGACTGCCTGTGCTACCTGATGGAACCGCTGGCCCTGCCCTGA
- a CDS encoding (Fe-S)-binding protein: MHCGLCLPHCPTYAWHQVEGDSPRGRLTLMQGLAQGRLEPQSSRLREHLEGCLGCRSCESVCPARVPFGALMDRAREVLAEHPPAPRSTTAGLRQTLQTTALRHGALRGLGGMAARAARKTGIQRWLRPGQPLWRTLDHTRASLAPAPRLSDTVAPDHADALLFTGCMDRFFTGPDLEAALTVLNGLGFRVAVPRGQVCCGALDQHAGRPSAAHALQDRNQEALSGTVPVIALDSGCEATLREIPEGSLGRRSVSLTRFLNEHLSAEPAAPAWIDTPVRVALHLPCTLRNVTREAQELTASLQRLPGVTLAAVADAPNCCGAGGTAMLTLPEMADGLGAATLDALTADVPDVIVSANVGCSVHLRALAEDRGAPQILSPARFLASRMGPSASRT, translated from the coding sequence GTGCACTGCGGGCTCTGCCTGCCGCACTGCCCGACATATGCCTGGCACCAGGTGGAGGGCGACTCGCCGCGTGGCCGTCTGACCCTGATGCAGGGGCTGGCACAGGGTCGCCTGGAGCCGCAGTCATCTCGCCTGCGCGAACATCTGGAGGGTTGTCTGGGCTGTCGCAGCTGCGAGTCCGTCTGTCCGGCACGGGTGCCATTCGGCGCACTGATGGATCGTGCCCGCGAGGTGCTCGCGGAGCATCCGCCAGCCCCCCGCTCGACCACCGCTGGCTTGCGCCAGACCCTGCAGACCACCGCGTTGCGCCACGGTGCGCTGCGCGGGCTCGGCGGCATGGCGGCCCGTGCCGCCCGCAAGACCGGCATCCAGCGCTGGCTGCGCCCCGGACAACCGTTGTGGCGCACCCTCGACCATACGCGTGCCTCGCTGGCACCGGCGCCGCGACTGTCGGACACGGTGGCTCCGGACCACGCCGATGCCCTGCTGTTTACCGGGTGCATGGATCGTTTCTTTACCGGCCCGGACCTGGAGGCGGCGCTGACCGTACTAAACGGCCTGGGCTTCCGGGTCGCAGTACCACGCGGGCAGGTCTGCTGCGGGGCACTCGATCAGCACGCCGGGCGCCCGAGTGCCGCCCACGCCCTGCAGGACCGGAATCAGGAAGCTCTGAGCGGCACGGTCCCGGTGATCGCCCTGGACAGTGGCTGCGAGGCCACGCTGCGCGAGATTCCCGAGGGCAGTCTTGGCCGCCGCAGTGTCAGCCTGACCCGGTTTCTGAACGAACACCTGTCCGCCGAACCCGCCGCCCCCGCCTGGATCGACACCCCCGTGCGGGTCGCGCTGCATCTGCCCTGTACCCTGCGCAATGTGACACGCGAGGCACAAGAGTTGACGGCGTCCCTGCAACGACTGCCCGGCGTCACCCTCGCCGCCGTGGCCGACGCCCCGAACTGCTGTGGCGCGGGCGGCACTGCGATGCTCACGCTGCCGGAGATGGCCGACGGGCTGGGTGCAGCCACCCTGGATGCGCTGACCGCCGATGTCCCGGACGTGATCGTGAGCGCAAACGTTGGCTGCAGCGTCCACCTGCGCGCCCTGGCGGAAGACCGCGGGGCACCACAAATCCTCTCGCCGGCGCGCTTTCTCGCCAGCCGGATGGGCCCCAGCGCCTCCCGG